The Nymphaea colorata isolate Beijing-Zhang1983 chromosome 7, ASM883128v2, whole genome shotgun sequence DNA window TTGTAAAACAAAAATCAGATCTGGATAGtataagatccaaaatttatatGTTACAGCAGAGTCTCAATGGCAGGGCTAGAAATTTAAACGGGAAAGCACGCACATAACTTTTAAGTTCAAGaggtaaaaggaaaaacaacctTTATCTCAGGCATTTACATTCTCCGCTCTCATCATTCAAATTAAGATTCAGTTTCAAAGTTAcatagatctctctctctctctctctctgtccacCCACTTCACAAGCAGCCAGCTCCCAGAAAAATCCGTCCATCCCCAACCGCCCAGATCCTCCCCTCCCACTATCTTGATCAGTTGTTGTCTTTTCACATCGGATATCCTTGGAGAGATGGTGACGGTTACATTCGAAAAGCATCAAGTTGTGCAAGAGATTACAGGTTTCTCCCCCAAGAGAAAAAACCAGTGTGATCAGATATCACAACATGGCGTCCTTTCAGGAATGGTAACATGTTTGGTCAGTGTTCGGTGATCTACAAGGGCATACCTGCCCTTTTAGTGGAAGCTGGACCCAGTCAAGGCCACTCCTGCAGTACAGCGTTGCCCTCGCAACTGCAAAAGCTACATAAAACTACTCCCTCTCTTTCACAGCGATCTCTTTTTCTCTCGACTGCATcaaagaagacgaagaagaagaagaagaaaaggaaaggattgGGTGGAGGCGGCAAGCAATGGGGAGCTCCTGTATGGCAGCAGTACCTCCTCTGAGAATGGCGTCGAAGGCGCAGATGCTACTGCTGCTACTGCTAGTGGTGTGTCGGATGGAGTGGGGGTGGGCCTTCGAGTTCACTGTCGGAGGGGACATGGGTTGGGCCATTCCTCCTGCCAATGACACCGACATGTACAATCAGTGGGCTTCCAAGAACAGGTTCCAAGTAGGCGACACCCTCCgtgagttctctctctctctcctctctctcaaCAGTTTCATATTCACGTACAGAACATATGACATACTTTACAGCATGTCTCTGCTTCAACATTTCTGTTCTTTTAGCCAAAAACCAACGTGAAAATCAAGACATGTAAGTTGGTAGTCGATAGTGTTTCCAAAATCACGTTAATTATGTCACAAACACTCCGCCTGCTCAATGTAAAATTCACTTTCAGTTTAAGAAAAGTGAAGAAGCGTAGCTGAAATGGCGCCTTGACACCTTCCTCAACCATCACACATCTCTTGGAAGATGTTGCAGGCTGTGCTGGGTAGCCATCTGAAATTGAGTTTTCCAGCAGCCGGGTACCGCTGTGGTCGCCATCAATTTACTGCTAGTCTAGTCCTTGTAGGCTTTGATGTTTATTTCCACGTTACAAATTCAAAGCCTCTGCTTTAATTAATTGCCGCCATTAATCGATTGAAGGTCTTGTCCTTGTTACAACGCAGAATGAAGTATTTCCTCGActgaaaacataaaacattagCTGAGATGAATTACTTCGTCTAAGGACAGGCTCTTCAATGTTCTagctttccttcttttcttttctttttttccgtGCTCTTTTCTTTTGCTGGTAGAGTTCTTCGTATGAATTAGAGtgagaaaaaatgaaagggaGAACCGGGGAAGGTTACTGACAATGTTCCAACTCTTGGTAGACTTCAAGTACAAAAAGGACTCGGTAATGGTGGTGAGCGATACGGATTACGACAAGTGCAACTCCTCCCACCCACTCTTCTACTACAACAACGGGAACACCGACTTCAAGATCAGCCAGTCGGGCCTCCTGTACTTCATTAGTGGCGTTTCCGGCCACTGCGAGAAAGGGCAGAAGATGATTGTCAAGGTGCTGAGCGGGCCAGCCTCTCCATCCCCTGGGGGGAGCCCTTCGACGCCCTCCCCACCTGGCTCCAACGCCGACGTCGCCGGCCTTCTCCCAACGTCCGCCACCGTCTGCTCCCTCGCCGCTTCCATCCTGGTGGCGCTTGTCGCACATTAAACTCTGCCGAGTCGTGTCGATGTGATGAGTTCGCCTTGCTTCTCTCCCCGTTCCTGTTTTATCCGTTTCAGTTTCTACTTTCTGGTttctaaaggaaaaaaagagtgGGGAAAACGTTCCTTTATTGTGAACCTGAAGGCCGAAGTGCTTGTTGATTAGGTTTAGTTACATCTCATGTTAATTCTTGCACGTTTTGAAAGTGAAACTTTTGATTTGTGGTTGCTTGAACGAAGACGTGGCGTCAGATCGTGTTTTGAATCCCTGCTTTGAGCATgttgttttgggtgtttgatTACCTGATCTAAGATTTCGGGAAATTAAACCTAGGATTTTAGATCTATGATACATAACAAGGATGGCATGTCCTCTGTTTGTCAGATGCATGACTTAAGCATGGTTTCGTAGTCCTTGATTTTGATAATCTGTTGATCTCAAGACCGATTCATAGATTTGGTTGGACAATGGAGTTCTCAATCATGGTTATCAGGTCTGCGTTTTCCTAAAAACTCTGAACTTAAGGTGGGGTCGTATTTGACAAGACCCTCAGATGTTAGACCAAGGGTAGTCAAATGCCCTAGGGAATGGAAGTTTCTTGGGCCCTAACAACGggaaatttaaatatttataaag harbors:
- the LOC116257876 gene encoding stellacyanin-like — protein: MGSSCMAAVPPLRMASKAQMLLLLLLVVCRMEWGWAFEFTVGGDMGWAIPPANDTDMYNQWASKNRFQVGDTLHFKYKKDSVMVVSDTDYDKCNSSHPLFYYNNGNTDFKISQSGLLYFISGVSGHCEKGQKMIVKVLSGPASPSPGGSPSTPSPPGSNADVAGLLPTSATVCSLAASILVALVAH